Proteins encoded together in one Sinorhizobium meliloti window:
- a CDS encoding helix-turn-helix transcriptional regulator gives MKDSNEPASRREAETNMPFEIDPASVRTEYELLHLLRRLISRYGFAHFMIARLPLADEQRFSERLVLSNWPAELVRQYDAGDTFQTSELVERLRQTKLPVTGGPELMEPAGKGAGKAAVFRLPPHAGMGHFAVLLHTTYGEPFVAVLSGTRDEPAGAERATLYLALLQLFECLERTFDAGSGAREKLSSREVECLRWAAAGKSSDEIAIILGISAYTVSSYFKSATRKLDAVNRMQAIARAMRMKLI, from the coding sequence ATGAAGGATTCGAACGAACCGGCCTCGCGGCGTGAGGCCGAAACGAACATGCCTTTCGAGATCGACCCCGCCTCGGTACGCACGGAGTACGAGCTCCTGCATCTGCTGCGGCGGCTGATCTCGCGCTACGGCTTCGCGCATTTCATGATTGCGCGCCTGCCTCTCGCCGACGAGCAACGCTTTTCCGAGCGTCTCGTGCTGAGCAATTGGCCCGCCGAGTTGGTGCGGCAGTATGATGCCGGCGATACGTTCCAGACGAGCGAGCTGGTCGAGCGGCTGCGCCAGACGAAGCTGCCCGTCACCGGCGGCCCTGAACTCATGGAGCCCGCGGGCAAGGGCGCGGGCAAGGCCGCGGTTTTCCGCCTCCCGCCCCATGCCGGTATGGGTCACTTCGCGGTGCTGCTGCACACGACCTATGGCGAGCCTTTTGTGGCAGTGCTTTCCGGCACGCGCGACGAGCCGGCCGGCGCCGAGCGTGCGACGCTCTATCTGGCGCTATTGCAGCTTTTCGAATGCCTCGAGCGTACCTTCGATGCCGGCAGCGGCGCCCGCGAGAAGCTCTCGAGCCGGGAGGTCGAATGTCTGCGCTGGGCGGCGGCGGGAAAGAGCAGCGACGAGATCGCCATCATTCTCGGAATATCCGCCTATACGGTGAGCAGCTATTTCAAGAGCGCGACCCGTAAGCTCGACGCCGTCAACCGCATGCAGGCGATCGCCCGGGCGATGCGGATGAAGCTGATCTGA